A stretch of the Agromyces larvae genome encodes the following:
- the argH gene encoding argininosuccinate lyase codes for MADDNATAHGTNEGSLWGARFATGPSPELARLSKSTQFDWQLAPYDLAGSRAHARALATAGYLDADELTAMLAGLDALAARIESGELVAQESDEDVHGALETALIAEVGPELGGKLRAGRSRNDQIATLVRLYLKDHAAVIGEQLVHLVDALSAQADAHRTAIMPGRTHLQHAQPVLLAHHLLAYGWALSRDLERLVDWSKRADVSPYGGGALAGQTLGLDAAQVAADLGLGAPAENSLDGTASRDVVAEFAFIAAMIGVNLSRLAEDVIIWNTREFGFVTLDDGYSTGSSIMPQKKNPDIAELTRGKAGRLIGNLSGLLATLKGLPLAYNRDLQEDKEPVFDSVETLEVVLPAFTGMVATLRFDTDRMSQLAPAGYSLATDVAEWLVKRRVPFRDAHEITGSLVRYAEQHGLELDEVDDAALAAIDPRLTPEVRSVLSVEGSVASRDGIGGTAPDRVADQQAALAERVRRLVQALPEGRR; via the coding sequence AAGGCTCGCTCTGGGGCGCGCGCTTCGCCACCGGGCCGTCGCCCGAGCTCGCACGGCTCTCGAAGTCGACCCAGTTCGACTGGCAGCTCGCCCCCTACGACCTCGCCGGTTCGCGCGCGCACGCCCGCGCCCTCGCGACGGCCGGATACCTCGACGCCGACGAGCTGACCGCGATGCTCGCCGGACTCGACGCCCTCGCGGCCCGCATCGAATCGGGCGAACTCGTCGCGCAGGAGTCCGACGAGGACGTGCACGGCGCCCTCGAGACCGCGCTCATCGCCGAGGTCGGCCCCGAGCTCGGCGGCAAACTGCGCGCCGGCCGCAGCCGCAACGACCAGATCGCGACGCTCGTGCGCCTGTACCTGAAGGATCACGCCGCGGTCATCGGCGAGCAACTCGTGCACCTCGTCGATGCCCTCTCGGCGCAGGCCGACGCGCACCGCACCGCGATCATGCCGGGCCGCACCCACCTGCAGCACGCCCAGCCGGTGCTGCTCGCACACCACCTGCTCGCGTACGGTTGGGCGCTCTCGCGCGATCTCGAGCGGCTCGTCGACTGGTCGAAGCGCGCGGATGTCTCGCCCTACGGCGGCGGCGCGCTCGCCGGGCAGACGCTCGGCCTCGACGCCGCGCAGGTCGCCGCCGACCTGGGACTCGGCGCACCGGCCGAGAACTCCCTCGACGGCACCGCGAGCCGCGACGTCGTCGCCGAGTTCGCGTTCATCGCCGCGATGATCGGCGTGAACCTGTCGCGCCTGGCCGAAGACGTCATCATCTGGAACACCCGCGAGTTCGGCTTCGTCACCCTCGACGACGGCTATTCGACCGGGTCGAGCATCATGCCGCAGAAGAAGAACCCCGACATCGCCGAGCTCACGCGCGGCAAGGCGGGGCGGCTCATCGGCAACCTGTCGGGTCTGCTCGCCACGCTCAAGGGCCTGCCCCTCGCGTACAACCGCGACCTGCAGGAGGACAAGGAGCCGGTCTTCGATTCGGTCGAGACGCTCGAGGTCGTGCTGCCGGCGTTCACGGGCATGGTCGCGACGCTGCGCTTCGACACCGATCGGATGTCGCAGCTCGCGCCGGCCGGATACTCGCTGGCGACCGATGTCGCCGAGTGGCTGGTGAAGCGCCGGGTGCCGTTCCGCGACGCCCACGAGATCACCGGCTCGCTCGTGCGCTACGCCGAACAGCACGGGCTCGAGCTCGACGAGGTCGACGATGCGGCGCTCGCCGCGATCGATCCCCGGCTCACGCCCGAGGTCCGCAGCGTGCTGAGCGTCGAGGGGTCGGTCGCGAGCCGCGACGGCATCGGCGGCACGGCGCCCGACCGGGTC